The Diospyros lotus cultivar Yz01 chromosome 15, ASM1463336v1, whole genome shotgun sequence genome has a window encoding:
- the LOC127791675 gene encoding protein VASCULATURE COMPLEXITY AND CONNECTIVITY-like: MAVCKSELEVDFGRDGEHEDRSLKQRPRSLSGIENKIRWTKTPDRWSKTKIVKHMRLWLFECKEPSHEAFTLGLAAAALLVLAHVLASLIGGCSFCTQEDIQKASPSRQCSLLCLLLTWVVLGVGLGLLVIGTLSNNKSRASCGLTHHHYLSLGGSLCFVHAGFSVGYYVIATASPTE, translated from the exons ATGGCGGTCTGCAAGTCGGAATTAGAGGTCGACTTCGGCAGAGATGGCGAACATGAAGATCGCTCGTTGAAACAGAGGCCAAGATCACTCTCTGGAATAGAGAACAAGATCCGGTGGACGAAGACTCCAGATCGATGGTCGAAGACCAAGATT GTTAAGCATATGAGGTTGTGGCTATTTGAGTGCAAAGAACCAAGCCATGAAGCCTTCACCTTGGGGCTGGCTGCAGCCGCCCTTCTGGTTCTGGCCCATGTTCTTGCCAGCTTGATTGGTGGGTGCAGTTTCTGCACTCAAGAAGACATCCAAAAGGCTTCCCCTAGCAGGCAATGCTCCCTGCTTTGCCTCCTCCTCACTTG GGTTGTATTGGGCGTCGGATTGGGGTTGCTGGTGATTGGGACCCTGTCAAACAACAAGTCGAGAGCAAGCTGTGGCTTAACACACCATCACTATTTGTCCCTTGGTGGCAGTCTGTGTTTTGTCCATGCAGGGTTTTCTGTTGGGTATTACGTTATTGCCACTGCCTCACCCACCGAGTAA
- the LOC127791341 gene encoding probable terpene synthase 9, producing the protein MMNSTVHSNRYFKPKNEFQMNERRRSANYHPSIWDPKFVESLNTSYTYEIHGCKLEALKQQIRSLLKPTKEFEAPAQLKLVDSMQRLGMAYHFEEEIEETIGLVRGSGSSNLSIASLQFRLLREHGYPVSSAVFNKFKGSDGRFMESLSKEVEGLLSLYEASHYGVDGEHDLEEAKNFSLIRLKAFAKKDHGSKLGKQIRKSLEIPLRWRMTRLEARSFIDLYRVNSTESSLLLQFAKLDYNLVQSVHQKEVKDLIKWWLGTGLNAKLSFTRDRLMENYLWAMGIIFEPKFSKCRIGLTKFICILTAIDDMYDIYGSLDELQLFTDAVNRWDGKATDHLPDYMKICYLAMFNFGNEIARDALTEHGLNVIPFIKEEWANLSRSYLVEAQWFYNGYTPTLKEYLESGWNSVGGKAAIAHAYLLLGSAIARPSVDSFKACSDVVYWSSLIARLSNDLGTSKAEIMRGDAAKSIQCYMIEEGVSEEEAREHIKGLIGFSWRKLNEASARNNHAKSLVKMCLNMARTAQLIYLRGDGIGTSVGAIKDHLTSLIVKPILIK; encoded by the exons ATGATGAACTCAACTGTTCATTCCAATCGTTACTTTAAGCCCAAGAATGAGTTTCAAATGAATGAACGTCGACGATCCGCCAACTACCATCCAAGCATTTGGGATCCCAAATTCGTGGAGTCATTAAACACATCCTATACA TATGAGATCCATGGCTGTAAATTAGAGGCGTTGAAGCAACAAATCAGAAGCTTGCTTAAACCCACGAAAGAATTTGAAGCTCCAGCTCAGTTAAAGCTTGTGGATTCAATGCAACGTCTAGGCATGGCATACCATTTTGAGGAAGAGATTGAGGAGACTATTGGCCTTGTTCGAGGTAGTGGCAGTAGCAATCTTTCCATAGCTTCGCTGCAATTTCGGCTTCTAAGAGAACATGGATACCCCGTCAGCTCAG CTGTGTTCAACAAATTCAAAGGCAGTGATGGGAGATTCATGGAGAGCTTAAGCAAAGAGGTGGAAGGTCTTCTGAGTCTGTACGAAGCTTCACACTATGGAGTTGATGGGGAACATGATTTGGAAGAAGCCAAGAATTTTAGTCTCATACGTTTGAAAGCATTTGCAAAGAAGGATCACGGCAGTAAGCTGGGGAAACAAATTCGAAAGTCCCTGGAAATCCCCCTCCGGTGGAGGATGACAAGATTGGAAGCGCGAAGCTTCATTGATCTCTATCGAGTGAACAGCACAGAAAGCTCATTGTTGCTGCAATTTGCTAAGTTGGATTACAATCTGGTGCAATCAGTGCATCAGAAAGAAGTGAAGGACTTAATAAA GTGGTGGTTGGGCACAGGCTTGAATGCAAAGCTTAGCTTCACGAGGGATCGACTAATGGAGAACTATTTGTGGGCGATGGGGATAATCTTTGAGCCGAAGTTCTCCAAATGCAGGATAGGCCTCACCAAGTTTATCTGTATACTAACAGCAATAGATGACATGTATGACATCTATGGATCGCTCGATGAGCTTCAACTCTTCACCGATGCAGTGAACCG ATGGGACGGGAAGGCCACAGATCACCTTCCCGATTACATGAAGATATGCTACTTGGCCATGTTCAACTTTGGAAATGAAATTGCTCGGGATGCTCTGACAGAACATGGCTTGAATGTGATCCCCTTCATCAAGGAAGAG TGGGCAAATCTTTCCAGATCATATCTGGTTGAAGCACAATGGTTTTACAATGGGTACACTCCAACCCTGAAGGAATACTTAGAAAGTGGATGGAATTCAGTGGGTGGTAAAGCAGCCATAGCCCATGCTTATCTACTGCTAGGATCCGCCATAGCCAGACCATCTGTTGATAGCTTCAAAGCTTGCTCTGATGTAGTTTACTGGTCATCCCTCATAGCTCGACTAAGCAATGATTTGGGTACTTCAAAg GCTGAGATCATGAGAGGGGATGCAGCAAAGTCCATTCAGTGTTACATGATCGAGGAGGGGGTGTctgaagaagaagcaagagagCATATAAAAGGGCTCATAGGATTTTCATGGAGGAAACTTAACGAGGCAAGTGCGAGAAATAATCATGCTAAATCCCTAGTAAAGATGTGTTTGAACATGGCTAGGACTGCTCAACTTATCTACCTGCGGGGAGATGGGATTGGCACATCAGTTGGAGCCATCAAAGATCATTTGACCTCGTTAATTGTGAAACCAATTCtgattaaataa
- the LOC127791844 gene encoding pentatricopeptide repeat-containing protein At3g29230-like — MCFYYSVHQLLYLLRIARTTPQILQIHAQLITTTLISDPFAAGQLLASLMLSVSNITYAGHMFTRIAQPNTFMWNTMVRGYVSISNPEMALHFYAKMRRNGLLGDGYTYPFVLKACGMLGGSWEGREIHGEVVKAGLVGDVFVRNGLIGLYCKEEEMGCARRLFDGFRGRNLVSWNLMLGGYVGSGDAREAKKVFDEMPDRDVVSYSIMIDGYGKKFGDIIRASVLFDSMPIKDLISWNSMIDSYAKAGDMVAAQQLFTEMEEKNVISWSIMIDCYAQHGNPKEALILFRQMLCQGIKPDKVSIVGALLACAQLGALDQGRWIHMHMKKKKIMLDIVVQTALVDMYMKCGSVNEASSIFNGMAERNIVTWNVMIAGLGLNGFPEAALECFSQMEMERIEMDDLIFLSVLASCSHAGLVTEGLAIFDRMRIHGIRPKLEHYGCLIDLLGRAGQLNLAQMVINSVPVKHNAALWGSLLLACRTHKSVALAELVLEKLVELLADDSGAYVLMSNIYAEAGIWEGVSKIRKLMRDRNLKKETGRSLIEVDGSLVEFVSGEKSHIQRVEVDRVIWSLMKMVMPSE; from the exons ATGTGCTTTTATTACTCGGTTCACCAACTTCTATACCTACTTCGAATTGCCAGAACAACGCCGCAAATCCTCCAAATCCACGCCCAACTGATCACCACCACCCTCATCTCCGACCCTTTCGCCGCCGGCCAATTGCTCGCCTCGTTGATGTTAAGCGTCTCTAACATCACGTACGCCGGCCATATGTTCACTCGAATTGCCCAACCGAACACCTTCATGTGGAACACAATGGTTAGAGGCTATGTGTCGATCTCAAACCCAGAAATGGCTTTGCATTTTTATGCAAAAATGAGGAGGAATGGCCTTCTGGGGGACGGCTATACGTACCCATTTGTGCTGAAGGCGTGTGGAATGCTGGGCGGGTCCTGGGAGGGAAGAGAAATTCATGGGGAGGTTGTGAAGGCTGGGTTGGTTGGAGATGTGTTTGTGAGGAATGGTTTGATTGGTTTGTATTGTAAGGAAGAGGAGATGGGTTGTGCTCGGCGGCTGTTTGATGGTTTTCGTGGGAGAAATTTGGTGTCTTGGAATTTGATGTTGGGTGGATACGTGGGCAGTGGGGATGCGAGGGAAGCGAAGAAAGTGTTTGATGAAATGCCTGACAGAGATGTGGTCTCTTATTCCATTATGATTGATGGGTATGGCAAG AAATTTGGTGATATTATTCGAGCTAGTGTGCTCTTTGACTCCATGCCCATCAAGGATTTAATTTCTTGGAACTCTATGATTGATTCTTATGCAAAGGCTGGAGATATGGTGGCAGCTCAGCAATTATTTACAGAAATGGAAGAGAAAAATGTGATTTCTTGGAGCATTATGATTGACTGCTATGCTCAGCATGGAAATCCCAAAGAAGCCTTGATTCTGTTCAGGCAGATGCTTTGTCAAGGCATTAAACCTGACAAAGTATCCATTGTTGGTGCATTATTGGCTTGTGCACAATTAGGTGCACTTGATCAAGGAAGATGGATACATATgcacatgaagaagaagaaaattatgtTGGACATTGTTGTTCAAACCGCTTTAGTTGACATGTATATGAAATGCGGAAGTGTGAATGAGGCTTCGTCCATCTTCAACGGCATGGCGGAAAGAAATATTGTTACTTGGAATGTGATGATTGCTGGACTTGGTTTGAATGGTTTTCCAGAGGCGGCTTTGGAATGCTTCAGTCAAATGGAGATGGAAAGAATTGAAATggatgatttgatttttctgAGTGTTCTTGCTTCATGTTCTCATGCAGGTTTAGTAACTGAAGGCCTTGCTATCTTTGACAGGATGAGAATTCATGGTATTAGGCCTAAGCTCGAGCACTATGGTTGCTTGATCGATCTCCTTGGCCGTGCAGGACAACTAAATCTAGCTCAAATGGTTATCAACTCAGTCCCTGTGAAACACAACGCGGCCCTTTGGGGATCTCTTCTTCTAGCATGTCGAACCCACAAAAGCGTGGCACTTGCAGAACTAGTGCTGGAGAAACTTGTGGAGCTCCTAGCTGATGACTCCGGGGCTTATGTTCTTATGTCAAACATCTATGCCGAAGCCGGAATATGGGAGGGTGTGTCCAAGATAAGAAAACTGATGAGGGACAGAAATTTGAAGAAGGAAACTGGAAGGAGCCTAATAGAGGTAGATGGCAGCCTTGTTGAGTTTGTTAGCGGTGAGAAGTCTCATATTCAAAGGGTGGAAGTAGACAGAGTCATTTGGAGCTTAATGAAGATGGTGATGCCTTCAGAGTAG